The Myxococcus fulvus sequence TTCCCCCAGGGCCGGAGCACCAGGGCGACGAGCAGGGGTCTAGTTACTACCTCGTCACATCCCGTCCGTCAAATACCGGATGATCCACCCGGCGGATTTTCCGGTCCGGTCCATTGGGGAACCCGGGAGGCCCTTGCGCCCCATCCCCGAATCGTCCGGCTCGCCGCTCCGGCTGCCCCTCGACGGGTCAGCTCTCCTTCTGACGGGCCTTCGACTTCTGGAGCTTCTTCATCTTGTCCAGGATGAGCGTGCGCTTCAGCGAGGACAGGTGGTCCACGAAGACGTGGCCATCCAGGTGGTCGATTTCGTGCTGAAGGATGTGGGCGATGCGCCCCTCCGCCTCCATCTCGTGCCACTCCCCCGTCCGGTCCTGATAGCGGACCTTCACCTTGTGGAAGCGCGGACACTTCTCCCACTCCCGGGGGACCGAGAGGCAGCCCTCCTCCAGCTTCACCGGCTCCTTCTTCTCCAGCACCTGGGGATTGACGATTTCGAAGGACGTCCCGTCCTCCCGCCCCACCAGCGCCACCCGAAGAGGCTCTCCCACCTGGTTGGCGGCGATGCCGATGCCCTCGGCTTCCTTCATGGACTCGGCCATCTGCTCCAGGAGCGTCTGGAGGGCGGGACCGAAGTCCGTCACGGGCTTCGTGGGGGAGGTCAGGACCTTGTTGGGCCAGATAACGATTTCGCGAGCCATGGGCGCAATCTGCCATGTGCGCCCCACCTTCGCCGCGCCATTCCGCATGTCCCCGGAACGAGGGAGCCCTGCCCAACCCCGGCGCCGCACCCTTCGGGACGCCTGCCCCGTCGGAGGCCCGCCTCCCAGCGCGGAGGTCCCCAGGTCTGCTAGACCTCGCCGCCATGCACCCGCACGCTCAGCTCCTCAACGACTTCTACTCGGCGTTCCAGCGCCGCGACGCCCAGGCCATGAACGCCTGCTACCACCCGGATGTGGAGTTCACCGACGAGGTCTTCGTCGGACTGCGCCACGCGGGCACCACGTCCATGTGGAGCATGCTCTGCGAGCGGGGCAAGGACCTGGAGCTCACCTTCCGCGACATCCAGGCCGATGACCGCTCCGGCCGCGCCCACTGGGACGCGACCTACACCTTCTCCACCACCGGCCGGAAGGTCCTCAACCGCATCGACGCGGAGTTCGAGTTCCGCGACGGCAAGATTGTCCGCCACCGCGACCACTTCGACTTCTGGGCCTGGTCACGACAGGCGCTCGGCCCCGCGGGACTGGTGCTCGGCTGGACGCCCCTCCTGCGAAACCAGGTCCGCGCCCAGGCCCGGAAGACGCTCGACAAGTACATGCGCGAGCGCGGCACCGCCGCTCCCTGAGCAGCCCGCCTCACCGTCCTCGTTCCGGAAGGCCCCGGTGCGCCCCTCGACTCAGGGCGCGCCTCGCACCTCGGGTGGACGCAGGGGCGAGACATCGGGCGCCACCCAGGCCGTCCTCGCCTCGGCGGAGTCGAGCGTCTGCTTCTGGTAGTGCCTCGACAGGAGCTTCGCGTCCGTCAGGTGCGGATTCGCCTCCAGCAGCTGCTCGAGCGACCGGGCCTCGGGGGTGCGCTCCATCCCGACCTGGACCAGCTCCATCCAGGCCCGCGTGAGCGTCTCGTGGTACTTGCCCGTGGCCCCAAGCGCGGCCGCGTAGCCCTGGATGAGCGCTCGCACCCGCTGAAGCCCGCGGTCGAACCCCTGCTCCTCGCGCAGGCAGCACCAAGCCAGCCTCAGGTGCTCGCGATGCCCGAAACGCTCACCCGGGTACGTGGCCGAGGCCACCGCCGCCATGAAGGCCGCGTCCTCCAGCTGATTCCAATCCTCGCTCATGTCGACCGGGTCCTCGTCCGCCTTCGCTTCGGGCTCTCGGACGGGTGATCCTTCCGGTCCACCTCGGCGATGGCCTCGAGCCCCGTCCTCAGACTCTCCACGTCCTCCTCTCCCAGCTGCCCCAGCACCACCGCCTCCAAGGCCTCCAAACGCCGGTGCACCCGCGTCGCCAACGTCTGCCCCGGCCCCGTCAGGGAGACCTGGAACGAGCGCCGGTCCTCCGGCCGCGCCTCCCGCTTCACCAGCCGCTTCGCCTCCAACCGGTCCATGTAGCTGGTCAGCGTGGAGCGCTTGTGCCCGAAGGCCGCGTGCAGCTCGCTCAACGACGTGTCCCCCGCCTCCAACAGGTACGCCAGCAGGTGGGCCTCCCCCTGCGAGAGCCCCAGCGGAGGCACCGCCCCCTCCAGGAACAGGCCGATGCGATGCGTGGCCCGGTGCACCTCGAGAACGAATCTGAGCCGCTTCATGATGCTCGCGCAACAATCATTCCGCTTTCGGAATTTCCGAAATCGGAACGAAAGCCTCTCCCCGGGGCATCCCGGGGCCCGCTGATGTGTGCACGAGGGATTCGCGACCCGAGCCAGGACGGCTCGTGGCCCGGGGAGCCCTCACCGCGGCGGCGAATCACCGCGGGAAGCGCCTCCGTGTTCCTGGGCTCAGGGCGTGGGGGCCTTGGCTCCCGCCGCCTTGGGCGGTGAGCCTCGGTACGCGAGGAGCGTGTAGTACGAGCCCGTCGCGTACCCCGGCAGCTTCTTCGGGTTGAACGAGCTAGTGCTCGACACCGTGCCGCCCACGTAGCCCGCGGGCATCTCCACCAGCTTCAGCGCGCACCCCGCGAGCACCAGGCCCGC is a genomic window containing:
- a CDS encoding MarR family winged helix-turn-helix transcriptional regulator; the protein is MKRLRFVLEVHRATHRIGLFLEGAVPPLGLSQGEAHLLAYLLEAGDTSLSELHAAFGHKRSTLTSYMDRLEAKRLVKREARPEDRRSFQVSLTGPGQTLATRVHRRLEALEAVVLGQLGEEDVESLRTGLEAIAEVDRKDHPSESPKRRRTRTRST
- the def gene encoding peptide deformylase, with product MAREIVIWPNKVLTSPTKPVTDFGPALQTLLEQMAESMKEAEGIGIAANQVGEPLRVALVGREDGTSFEIVNPQVLEKKEPVKLEEGCLSVPREWEKCPRFHKVKVRYQDRTGEWHEMEAEGRIAHILQHEIDHLDGHVFVDHLSSLKRTLILDKMKKLQKSKARQKES
- a CDS encoding nuclear transport factor 2 family protein translates to MHPHAQLLNDFYSAFQRRDAQAMNACYHPDVEFTDEVFVGLRHAGTTSMWSMLCERGKDLELTFRDIQADDRSGRAHWDATYTFSTTGRKVLNRIDAEFEFRDGKIVRHRDHFDFWAWSRQALGPAGLVLGWTPLLRNQVRAQARKTLDKYMRERGTAAP